In Providencia rettgeri, the following proteins share a genomic window:
- a CDS encoding AAA family ATPase produces the protein MNTDFQKPRWLRDLLRFIPLKSQFVLFGNVRDLQASEIAPTIVTPLPFNQALFNHLFQAGYAYVITYTPLIGFQCVANPKENPQASATLMQNLGLHMADDKAAGGIDMLNHLLEKFINYKQQPIALCIDFASCLISHRDNLTPAEHSLFTRALMVSHQAKTRPAGENNQPFYNSIFWIVEKETDLPDWFLVNNPRIRVIPVAKPDNQIRRVLTPMLLASLTDINGIEQADKDSLFNDFIDETEGLLLLDLTAIVQLARIENVPVTRISDAVRRYKVGITEDPWKKIDKQKIHDAPQIISRRVKGQQHAVTHLLDIIKRAMTGVGGHKGGRPRGVLFLAGPTGVGKTELAKTVTQLLFGDESAYIRFDMSEFSAEHADQRLIGAPPGYVGYDSGGELTNAIREKPFSVVLFDEIEKAHPHLMDKFLQIIDDGVLTSGRGDRVYFSESLIIFTSNLGIYRLDANGERVANVQPSEPFETVTRNVKSEIERHFKLVLNRPELLNRIGENIIVFDFIRPDVAQQIFEQMVDNILSGLEKQSLTITISPQAKETLKQHCLADLSNGGRGIRNQLESYLINPLSRAIFDQDLQPNSAYQIVEITTGETTQITLAAMGN, from the coding sequence ATGAACACGGATTTTCAAAAACCGCGCTGGTTAAGAGACTTACTGCGATTCATTCCGCTGAAAAGCCAGTTTGTTCTATTTGGTAATGTTCGAGACCTACAAGCCAGCGAAATTGCACCCACTATAGTGACACCGCTGCCATTTAATCAAGCACTCTTTAATCACTTATTTCAGGCAGGATATGCCTATGTGATTACCTACACGCCACTTATTGGCTTCCAATGCGTGGCAAACCCCAAAGAAAATCCGCAAGCGAGTGCCACATTGATGCAAAACTTAGGTTTGCATATGGCTGATGATAAAGCCGCTGGTGGTATTGATATGCTAAATCATTTGCTGGAAAAATTTATTAACTACAAGCAGCAGCCAATTGCATTATGTATTGATTTCGCCTCTTGCTTGATTTCCCATCGCGATAACCTAACTCCAGCTGAGCACAGCTTATTTACTCGGGCTCTGATGGTTTCTCATCAAGCTAAAACGCGACCAGCAGGGGAAAATAACCAACCGTTTTACAATTCTATTTTTTGGATTGTGGAGAAAGAGACTGACTTGCCGGATTGGTTTTTAGTCAATAACCCTCGAATAAGAGTCATTCCTGTGGCGAAGCCTGATAACCAAATTCGTCGGGTGCTCACGCCGATGCTGCTAGCTTCTTTGACTGATATTAATGGCATAGAGCAGGCAGATAAAGACAGCTTATTTAATGACTTTATTGATGAGACAGAAGGACTCTTATTACTGGACTTAACGGCGATAGTGCAGCTAGCGCGGATTGAAAATGTCCCTGTGACGCGAATTAGTGATGCAGTAAGACGTTATAAAGTGGGAATAACGGAAGATCCGTGGAAAAAAATCGATAAACAGAAAATACATGACGCGCCACAGATAATTTCTCGCCGAGTTAAAGGCCAACAACATGCCGTCACCCATTTATTGGATATCATTAAACGTGCCATGACGGGAGTGGGGGGGCATAAAGGAGGCCGACCTCGGGGCGTTTTATTTTTAGCGGGGCCAACGGGGGTAGGAAAAACAGAACTGGCGAAAACAGTGACTCAATTGCTATTTGGTGATGAAAGTGCCTACATCCGTTTTGATATGTCTGAATTTAGCGCTGAACATGCAGACCAACGCTTAATTGGTGCTCCTCCTGGTTATGTCGGGTATGACTCTGGTGGTGAATTGACGAATGCCATTCGTGAGAAGCCATTTAGCGTGGTGCTGTTTGATGAGATAGAAAAAGCGCATCCGCATTTAATGGATAAATTTCTACAAATTATTGATGATGGCGTGTTGACATCAGGCCGTGGAGATCGTGTCTATTTCTCGGAATCTTTAATTATTTTCACGTCAAATCTCGGTATTTATCGTTTAGATGCGAATGGTGAGAGAGTAGCGAATGTGCAACCCAGTGAGCCTTTTGAAACGGTGACACGCAATGTGAAAAGTGAGATCGAACGTCATTTTAAATTAGTACTAAATAGGCCTGAGTTACTCAATCGAATTGGGGAAAATATTATTGTTTTTGATTTTATTCGCCCCGATGTGGCACAACAAATATTTGAGCAAATGGTGGACAATATTCTTTCTGGTTTGGAAAAACAATCGCTGACGATCACCATTTCCCCACAAGCAAAAGAAACGCTAAAACAGCATTGTTTAGCCGATTTATCGAATGGGGGGCGAGGAATACGCAACCAATTGGAAAGCTACCTAATTAACCCGTTATCTCGTGCTATTTTTGACCAAGATTTACAACCTAATTCGGCCTATCAAATCGTCGAAATTACCACAGGTGAAACCACCCAAATCACTTTAGCTGCGATGGGTAATTGA
- a CDS encoding metal-dependent hydrolase → MTAEGHLLFSVASLIMAHKLQITPEIAHGDWLHMVPGVLLGALLPDIDHPSSIPGRLLRIFSLPISKLCGHRGFTHSLVAWFLLMISCYQWLPAEWAIPNDIIQAFLLGYISHLVADMLTPSGVPLLWPLPQRFCFPMIRGKNSQRGERFVAIVLTVCACLLPAGYQFDFYSHIDVIIKYIHNQIDIYLPT, encoded by the coding sequence ATGACAGCTGAAGGGCATCTGCTTTTTTCCGTCGCCTCTTTGATAATGGCTCATAAACTTCAAATCACCCCAGAGATTGCTCATGGTGATTGGCTGCACATGGTTCCAGGCGTCTTATTAGGCGCATTATTGCCCGATATTGACCACCCTTCTTCAATTCCTGGACGACTACTGCGAATTTTTTCATTACCCATTTCCAAGTTGTGTGGGCACCGAGGGTTTACTCATAGCCTAGTTGCATGGTTTCTCTTGATGATTTCTTGTTATCAATGGCTACCTGCTGAATGGGCAATCCCAAATGATATTATTCAAGCCTTTTTATTGGGCTATATCAGTCATCTCGTCGCCGATATGCTCACTCCTTCTGGAGTACCATTACTATGGCCACTCCCCCAGCGTTTTTGTTTTCCCATGATCCGCGGTAAAAATAGCCAACGTGGAGAACGCTTTGTTGCCATTGTTTTGACTGTTTGTGCCTGCCTGTTACCTGCAGGTTATCAATTCGATTTTTATAGTCATATTGATGTGATTATAAAATATATTCATAATCAAATAGATATATATCTCCCCACATAA
- a CDS encoding YniB family protein has protein sequence MNYHNANYVAVGKRILGWVVFLLALISTLVSLIKLAGMKGLAGEGVNAVANDFIKLMAEMTRQTTPFLNFFWNNSPVPQVANGFSGSNISFIIIFIFIFVGLALSASGLRMYRQIKFIRESLEDHVIIEKAKGVDISKEELEAKVTIPRHTIFTQFFLLYFWPIVLGVGLYFLLRFLNW, from the coding sequence ATGAATTACCATAATGCCAATTATGTCGCAGTCGGCAAACGTATTCTGGGTTGGGTTGTTTTTCTGTTAGCATTAATTTCGACATTGGTGTCTTTAATTAAATTGGCTGGCATGAAGGGGCTCGCAGGTGAAGGGGTCAATGCGGTCGCTAATGATTTTATTAAATTAATGGCGGAAATGACCCGTCAAACTACACCATTCCTAAATTTCTTTTGGAATAATTCACCAGTACCTCAAGTCGCTAATGGGTTTTCCGGTAGCAATATCAGTTTTATCATCATCTTTATTTTTATTTTTGTTGGGCTGGCGCTAAGTGCATCAGGTTTGCGCATGTACCGACAAATTAAGTTTATTCGTGAAAGTTTAGAAGACCACGTGATCATAGAAAAAGCAAAAGGCGTAGATATCTCGAAAGAAGAGCTTGAAGCTAAGGTGACTATTCCACGACACACAATTTTCACTCAATTTTTTCTTCTTTATTTTTGGCCAATTGTATTGGGGGTAGGGTTGTATTTTCTTTTGCGCTTCCTTAATTGGTAA
- a CDS encoding 4Fe-4S single cluster domain-containing protein: MNISISRIHFPIMALGPGKRIGIWFQGCSLRCKGCLSPDTWQVKDNNITVEQLLEQITEWLPLADGITISGGEPFEQPEALSALVSGIKQRTDADILVYSGYQWEHIEESVSQMAPYIDALISEPFKVALPQTQMLKGSDNQQLHMLTPLGRTRFIAYQRATTPEDKVLDLAFDETGRLFLAGVPERDDMLRLRTLIEQQDQSLQQLKK, encoded by the coding sequence ATGAATATTAGTATTTCACGAATTCATTTTCCAATTATGGCTTTAGGCCCCGGAAAACGTATTGGTATCTGGTTTCAAGGCTGCTCATTACGCTGTAAAGGCTGCCTTTCTCCTGATACATGGCAAGTGAAAGACAATAACATCACGGTAGAACAATTACTGGAACAGATCACTGAGTGGCTACCATTGGCGGATGGCATCACGATTTCAGGGGGAGAGCCGTTTGAGCAGCCGGAAGCCTTATCTGCATTAGTCAGTGGAATTAAACAGCGAACGGATGCGGATATTTTGGTTTATAGCGGTTATCAATGGGAACACATCGAAGAGAGTGTTTCACAAATGGCTCCCTATATTGATGCGTTGATCAGTGAGCCCTTCAAAGTGGCGCTTCCGCAAACCCAAATGCTTAAAGGTAGTGATAATCAACAATTACATATGCTGACGCCATTAGGTAGGACGCGGTTTATAGCATATCAGCGTGCGACGACACCCGAGGATAAAGTGTTGGATTTAGCGTTTGACGAAACTGGGCGGCTATTTTTGGCTGGTGTTCCTGAACGTGACGATATGTTGCGCCTGCGTACTCTGATTGAACAGCAAGACCAGTCTTTGCAACAACTAAAAAAATAA
- a CDS encoding fructosamine kinase family protein: protein MWQAMCRLLSEHLGEAELRNKVILSGGDIHHTLRIDYGEHTVFIKQNRREFLPLFKQEAEQLEMLAKSQTITVPKVYGVGSNKHHSFLLLEYFPLKPFDNTNAWHFGQQLARLHQWEEQPSYGFDFDTMLSTIVQPNGWEKRWNSFFAEKRIGLQLQLASEKGTVFADIQQIVDIVKDKLAGHQPQPSLLHGDLWPANCAITQNLEGVLYDPACYWGDRECDIAMLPLYQDLPIQIIDGYQSVWPLPNGFLNRQPIYQLYYLLNQAHIFGNEQSYQQARTIIDNLLSEK, encoded by the coding sequence ATGTGGCAAGCAATGTGTCGTTTATTAAGTGAACACTTAGGAGAGGCGGAGCTACGTAACAAAGTCATTCTGTCTGGTGGTGATATTCACCATACGTTAAGAATTGACTATGGCGAACACACCGTGTTTATTAAACAAAACCGGCGTGAGTTTTTGCCTTTATTTAAACAAGAGGCTGAACAACTTGAAATGCTCGCTAAAAGCCAAACAATAACCGTTCCTAAGGTTTACGGCGTTGGCAGCAATAAGCACCACAGTTTTCTTCTGCTCGAATATTTCCCTCTCAAACCTTTCGATAACACTAATGCATGGCATTTTGGTCAACAATTAGCGCGTTTACATCAATGGGAAGAACAGCCTAGTTATGGGTTTGATTTTGATACTATGCTAAGCACAATTGTACAACCTAATGGCTGGGAAAAGCGTTGGAATTCATTTTTTGCAGAAAAGCGTATTGGCTTACAATTACAACTCGCCTCTGAAAAAGGGACGGTATTTGCTGATATTCAGCAAATTGTCGATATTGTTAAGGACAAACTTGCTGGGCATCAACCACAGCCCTCTTTATTACATGGTGATTTATGGCCGGCTAACTGTGCTATCACTCAAAATCTTGAAGGGGTGCTGTATGACCCCGCATGTTATTGGGGTGATAGGGAGTGTGATATTGCGATGTTGCCATTATATCAAGATCTTCCGATCCAAATTATTGATGGCTACCAAAGTGTTTGGCCACTGCCCAATGGTTTTTTAAATAGACAACCAATATACCAACTTTACTATTTACTTAACCAAGCCCATATCTTTGGTAACGAACAAAGCTACCAGCAAGCACGCACGATTATTGATAACCTACTGAGTGAAAAATAA
- the hxpB gene encoding hexitol phosphatase HxpB: protein MYHNLPIQSVIFDMDGLLIDSEPFWAQAELEIFSQLGVDVSIADTLPDTLGLRIDHVVELWYHASPWQGCSQEEATQRIIDRVVGLVEETRPILPGVQHAMELCRSMDLKIALASASPLYMLEKVLNLLDIRDYFSAVISASDLPLSKPHPEVYLKAAAELSTKPVNCVSLEDSFNGMISAKAARMRSIVVPDSKHFNDPRFGLADIKLASLNDLKAEHLR from the coding sequence ATGTACCATAATCTTCCCATCCAATCAGTCATTTTTGATATGGATGGTTTACTGATCGACTCGGAACCTTTTTGGGCACAGGCTGAACTTGAGATTTTTTCACAATTGGGTGTCGACGTTTCAATTGCAGATACCCTGCCTGATACTTTAGGTTTACGTATTGACCATGTGGTGGAGCTTTGGTACCACGCCTCCCCTTGGCAAGGATGCAGCCAAGAAGAAGCCACACAACGTATCATTGACCGTGTTGTTGGCTTAGTTGAAGAAACTCGCCCTATTCTACCCGGAGTGCAGCATGCCATGGAACTTTGCCGTTCAATGGATTTAAAAATTGCGCTGGCTTCCGCCTCTCCTTTGTATATGTTGGAAAAAGTATTAAACCTTCTGGATATTCGTGACTATTTCTCTGCGGTTATTTCTGCGTCTGATTTACCTTTGAGTAAACCTCATCCTGAAGTTTATCTTAAAGCCGCAGCTGAGTTATCGACTAAACCCGTCAATTGCGTTTCATTAGAAGATTCATTTAACGGTATGATTTCTGCAAAGGCCGCCAGAATGCGTTCAATTGTAGTACCTGATAGCAAACATTTTAATGACCCGCGCTTTGGTTTAGCGGATATCAAATTGGCCTCACTGAATGACTTAAAAGCTGAACATTTACGTTAA